A section of the Nitrospirota bacterium genome encodes:
- a CDS encoding type II toxin-antitoxin system RelE/ParE family toxin produces MAAVIWSNRSLSDLESVYDYIARDSPLYARHQVEKIYNSADRLSQFPESGRRLPEFPNLSHKEIIIDSYRLIYRFNLKKDEVKVITVVHGKRLLKAPA; encoded by the coding sequence ATGGCAGCAGTAATATGGAGCAATCGATCCCTTTCGGACTTAGAAAGTGTCTATGATTATATTGCCCGAGACTCACCTCTTTATGCTCGGCATCAAGTAGAGAAAATTTATAACTCTGCAGATCGCTTGAGTCAATTTCCTGAATCAGGTCGGCGCCTTCCCGAATTTCCCAATCTCTCTCACAAAGAAATTATCATTGATTCTTATCGTCTTATTTATCGTTTCAATCTCAAAAAAGACGAAGTCAAGGTGATTACGGTTGTCCATGGGAAACGCCTGTTAAAAGCCCCCGCATAA
- a CDS encoding type II toxin-antitoxin system VapC family toxin, which translates to MVLIDTSVWVTHLRNGTPGLETLLNNGEVLCHPFIVGELACGILKNRNEILSLLQAIPKSVQAGHEEVMQFIENYSLMGKGLGYIDIHLLASALLTNVPLWTLDKKLNEVSSRIGLAY; encoded by the coding sequence ATGGTTCTTATCGATACTTCGGTGTGGGTAACACACTTGCGAAACGGAACTCCCGGGCTTGAAACGTTGTTAAACAACGGTGAGGTCCTTTGTCATCCCTTTATCGTTGGGGAACTCGCCTGTGGAATTCTCAAAAACAGAAATGAAATTCTTTCACTCCTTCAGGCAATTCCTAAGTCCGTCCAGGCGGGTCATGAAGAAGTTATGCAATTCATTGAGAATTATAGCCTTATGGGAAAAGGTTTAGGTTACATTGATATCCATTTGCTTGCTTCAGCTTTATTGACAAATGTTCCTCTCTGGACACTCGATAAAAAATTAAATGAAGTTTCTTCAAGAATAGGGTTAGCATATTAG
- a CDS encoding type II toxin-antitoxin system VapB family antitoxin, with the protein MRTTLNIENKLLDKASQLTGIKEKTSLVRLGLEALIARESGKRLAELGGTEKKLKMIPRRRTVNT; encoded by the coding sequence ATGAGAACGACTTTGAACATAGAGAACAAGCTACTCGACAAAGCATCACAATTGACCGGGATTAAGGAAAAAACCTCTTTGGTTAGGCTGGGTCTGGAAGCATTGATTGCGCGGGAAAGCGGCAAGAGACTTGCTGAACTGGGGGGAACCGAAAAGAAATTGAAAATGATACCGCGCAGAAGAACCGTAAATACATAG
- a CDS encoding zf-HC2 domain-containing protein, whose translation MAGLVKPGVQAISTGTRAPETEVSIQANVSEGKLMKKIKNIRCEEALKHLYAYLDQEIRPDKQEEMEKHFASCRSCFSKYEFEKQLKEHLIRVGGASVSSSFERRVKELIRQF comes from the coding sequence ATGGCAGGTTTGGTTAAACCTGGAGTCCAGGCCATATCAACTGGCACCAGGGCGCCTGAAACAGAGGTTTCAATACAGGCTAATGTATCAGAAGGGAAACTTATGAAAAAAATAAAAAACATCAGATGTGAAGAGGCTCTCAAGCATCTTTATGCTTACCTTGATCAGGAGATTAGACCGGATAAACAGGAAGAGATGGAAAAACATTTTGCGAGTTGCAGGAGCTGTTTTTCAAAATATGAATTTGAAAAACAGCTCAAAGAACATCTCATCCGAGTCGGAGGAGCCAGCGTTTCTTCTTCATTTGAAAGACGGGTAAAAGAGTTGATTAGGCAATTTTAA
- a CDS encoding histidine--tRNA ligase, with the protein MNIQTIKGFKDILPDEIPKWDFVEQLLRKLFKSYHYKEIKLPILEETTLFARSIGTGTDIVEKEMYTFDDRDGKKITLRPEGTASAVRAYIEHNLQATLPLVKLFYIGPMFRHERPQKGRFRQFYQAGVEALGQSGPFQDVEIISLLSEFFRELGFKTDVHQIVSLEINSVGCPQCRPGYKLVLQEYLKKKTSELCENCQRRTLTNPMRVLDCKNEACQKAIHDAPEMTKSLCQECDDHFKEVKNGLHILKICFHLNPRLVRGLDYYTKTAFEWKSGSLGAQNTIAAGGRYDGLVEELGGGSTPGIGFAIGLERTISLIDPGLLPAEEIDLFIAALGKKAQNTALPILSGLREKGMIAEMDFQNASLKSQMKKADKYNARYVLIIGEDELKSGRATLRQMKTKEQEEVPLQAIRETLLEKLTPPN; encoded by the coding sequence ATGAACATTCAGACAATTAAAGGGTTTAAAGATATTCTTCCGGATGAAATCCCGAAGTGGGACTTTGTCGAACAGCTCCTCCGGAAACTGTTTAAAAGCTACCACTATAAAGAGATCAAGCTCCCGATTCTTGAAGAGACCACCCTGTTTGCCAGAAGCATCGGGACTGGAACCGATATTGTTGAAAAAGAGATGTACACCTTCGACGACCGTGACGGAAAGAAAATCACCCTCCGCCCGGAAGGGACCGCTTCGGCAGTTCGGGCTTATATCGAACATAACCTCCAGGCCACCTTACCGCTCGTTAAATTATTCTATATCGGGCCGATGTTCCGGCATGAACGGCCTCAAAAGGGACGGTTCCGGCAGTTTTATCAGGCCGGGGTCGAGGCGCTCGGACAATCGGGGCCGTTCCAGGATGTGGAAATCATCTCTCTTCTTTCTGAATTTTTTCGGGAACTGGGGTTTAAAACAGATGTTCATCAAATTGTTTCCCTTGAAATCAACTCTGTCGGGTGTCCTCAATGCCGGCCAGGTTATAAGCTGGTTCTCCAGGAATATTTAAAAAAGAAAACGTCGGAGCTTTGCGAAAATTGCCAGCGCCGGACTTTAACCAATCCGATGAGAGTTCTTGACTGTAAGAACGAAGCCTGCCAGAAAGCAATTCATGATGCCCCTGAAATGACAAAATCTCTCTGCCAGGAGTGCGATGACCATTTTAAGGAGGTTAAAAACGGACTTCATATTTTAAAAATCTGCTTTCATCTTAACCCGCGGCTGGTCAGAGGGCTCGATTACTACACGAAAACCGCTTTTGAATGGAAATCGGGGAGCCTTGGAGCCCAAAACACCATTGCGGCCGGAGGGAGATACGACGGCCTGGTCGAGGAGCTGGGTGGCGGAAGTACTCCGGGAATCGGGTTTGCCATCGGACTGGAGAGGACGATCTCCTTAATCGATCCTGGGCTCCTTCCAGCTGAAGAAATCGATCTTTTTATCGCCGCCCTCGGGAAAAAAGCCCAGAACACAGCCCTGCCGATCCTGTCCGGTTTGAGAGAAAAAGGAATGATCGCCGAGATGGATTTTCAAAACGCGAGCTTAAAGAGCCAGATGAAAAAAGCCGATAAGTATAACGCCCGTTATGTGCTGATTATCGGCGAAGATGAACTGAAATCCGGCAGGGCGACGCTCCGCCAGATGAAAACAAAAGAGCAGGAGGAGGTCCCTCTTCAGGCGATCAGAGAGACCCTTCTTGAAAAACTGACCCCCCCTAATTGA
- a CDS encoding NAD-dependent epimerase/dehydratase family protein: MPTFVTGASGYLGKQVVRRLANAGGRVHTLVRKTSNLNGLAHRNIHIFYGNLEDKNSIIEAMKGCQRVYHIAALVARWHPDPAQFDLANVKGSRNVFEAALDLNVDKLVYTSSVMALGSSGETPADETHQRSGRFVNDYERTKYQAEIEFGEMLGRGLPGVAVSPSLIYGPSINYPGSLTNRLIKQFIEGKLKALPNAGAKKGNGVYIEDVVTGHFLAMDKGKVGEKYILGGENLTLDQFIALMSVAFKIKRKVWKIPLSILWGLGFIDEIKARLKGTQPEYPRSFAKIYGHSWAYSSEKAKRELGYQSRTLREGLKITHAWLTGQPLPPPSPSDLLGPQYRPIQLN; the protein is encoded by the coding sequence TTGCCAACGTTTGTGACCGGTGCCAGCGGTTATCTCGGGAAACAGGTGGTCAGGAGGCTGGCGAATGCCGGCGGACGGGTGCATACCCTGGTTCGGAAAACCAGCAACTTAAACGGCCTGGCACATAGAAACATCCATATTTTTTATGGGAACCTCGAAGATAAAAACAGCATCATCGAAGCCATGAAAGGGTGTCAGCGGGTTTATCATATTGCCGCTTTGGTGGCCCGGTGGCATCCCGACCCTGCCCAATTTGACCTGGCCAATGTCAAAGGCAGCCGCAATGTTTTTGAGGCGGCGCTCGACCTGAACGTAGATAAACTGGTTTATACCTCCTCGGTAATGGCCCTTGGTTCGTCGGGTGAAACGCCTGCAGATGAAACACACCAAAGGTCTGGCCGCTTCGTGAACGATTACGAACGGACAAAATATCAGGCGGAAATAGAATTTGGGGAAATGTTGGGCCGCGGTTTACCGGGCGTGGCCGTATCTCCTTCACTGATCTACGGCCCTTCGATCAATTATCCTGGTTCTTTAACAAACCGTTTGATTAAGCAATTTATTGAAGGCAAGCTTAAAGCGCTTCCGAATGCGGGAGCGAAGAAAGGCAACGGGGTTTATATTGAAGATGTTGTGACAGGCCATTTTTTAGCGATGGATAAGGGGAAGGTTGGGGAAAAATATATCCTGGGAGGAGAAAACCTGACGCTGGATCAGTTTATCGCCTTAATGAGCGTGGCGTTTAAAATAAAAAGGAAGGTTTGGAAAATCCCCCTCTCTATTCTATGGGGCCTCGGTTTTATTGATGAAATAAAAGCCAGGTTAAAAGGGACTCAGCCTGAATACCCCCGGAGCTTCGCGAAAATCTATGGCCATAGCTGGGCCTATTCGTCAGAAAAAGCAAAAAGAGAGCTGGGGTATCAATCCCGGACGCTCAGAGAAGGGCTGAAAATCACGCACGCCTGGCTGACCGGACAGCCTCTACCGCCTCCCTCCCCCTCGGATCTGCTCGGCCCGCAATATCGTCCGATTCAACTCAATTAG
- a CDS encoding integration host factor subunit beta, with product MTKAQLIEKVSEQLNGLTKRQTEIIINAIFDSIKSSLAKGDKIEIRGFGSFRLRKRKNREGRNPKTGELVSVSAKNVPFFKAGKELKELVDS from the coding sequence ATGACCAAAGCGCAACTCATTGAAAAAGTCTCGGAACAGCTAAATGGGTTAACAAAACGGCAGACTGAAATTATCATCAACGCGATATTTGATAGTATCAAAAGTTCTCTGGCCAAAGGAGACAAGATCGAAATCCGGGGATTTGGAAGTTTCCGCCTGAGAAAACGAAAAAACAGGGAGGGGAGAAATCCGAAAACAGGTGAACTGGTTTCGGTGAGCGCGAAAAATGTCCCTTTTTTCAAGGCAGGCAAAGAGCTCAAGGAACTCGTCGATAGCTGA
- the sppA gene encoding signal peptide peptidase SppA produces the protein MNDRPILKGLILFLILGGLFFTGIYWLSRLSEGGGPGLGDRIAIVRIEGVILDAADTLEELKRYKDNPSVKAILLRINSPGGAVVPSQEIYEEIKKIKQETGKKIIVSMGTVAASGGYYIASAADKIVANPGTLTGSIGVIMELMNVEGLLKKVGLESIVIKSGERKDVGSPFRTMTKSEKDYLQSVMDDVHAQFIEAVVKGRGLKNEEVVALADGRVFTGRQAMENKLVDELGDLEDAIHVAGKMAGIHGEPRIIETKKKFSLSDLLKSEFFGNTRLFGLGKTQTPGLNYLWTLE, from the coding sequence ATGAACGACCGGCCGATTTTAAAGGGCCTGATCCTGTTTTTGATTCTGGGGGGGCTGTTTTTTACGGGAATCTATTGGCTTTCCCGTTTGAGTGAAGGCGGAGGCCCGGGTTTGGGAGACCGGATTGCCATCGTCAGAATCGAAGGGGTTATTTTAGACGCAGCCGATACTCTGGAAGAGTTAAAGCGGTATAAAGATAACCCGTCTGTAAAAGCAATTCTTCTTCGGATCAATAGTCCCGGAGGCGCGGTCGTCCCTTCCCAGGAGATCTATGAAGAAATAAAAAAGATAAAACAGGAAACGGGGAAAAAAATTATCGTTTCCATGGGAACGGTGGCGGCATCGGGCGGATATTACATTGCCAGCGCCGCTGACAAGATTGTTGCCAATCCGGGAACCCTTACCGGGAGCATCGGCGTGATCATGGAACTGATGAATGTGGAAGGCCTTCTCAAAAAAGTCGGGCTTGAAAGCATTGTCATTAAAAGCGGAGAAAGAAAAGATGTCGGGTCTCCTTTCAGGACGATGACCAAATCGGAAAAAGATTACCTTCAGAGCGTGATGGATGACGTTCATGCCCAGTTCATTGAAGCCGTGGTCAAGGGGAGGGGATTAAAAAATGAAGAGGTGGTTGCCCTGGCGGACGGCAGGGTCTTCACCGGAAGGCAGGCGATGGAAAACAAGTTAGTGGATGAACTGGGAGATTTGGAAGATGCCATTCATGTTGCCGGGAAAATGGCCGGAATCCACGGGGAACCCAGGATTATCGAAACAAAGAAAAAGTTTTCATTGTCCGACCTGTTAAAAAGCGAATTCTTTGGAAATACCAGGTTATTTGGGCTGGGTAAAACGCAGACCCCGGGTTTAAACTATTTATGGACGTTGGAATAA
- a CDS encoding 30S ribosomal protein S1: MSKEQVLTQNKISRRIHDDEDEEEGVMDAQALEMEALYAESFKNLEEGSIVEGTILSIEREGVLVDIGYKSEGSIPRSEFTKEDLEKLKVGDPILVYLEQREDSEGNILLSKEKADKMKVWKDLEKVSDNGEIIEGKILSRIKGGMIVDIGIKAFLPGSQIDLRPVRDLDQLIGKTFPMKIIKMNQKRGNIVVSRRVLLEETRDKKRQSTLSNLTEGQIVPGIVKNITEYGAFIDLGGIDGLLHITDMSWGRVNHPSELFMVGDKIEVVILKYDRETGRVSLGYKQRTPDPWADIESKYAVGTRIRGKIASLTDYGAFVELQPGIEGLVHISEMTWSHEVRHPSKLVAVGDMIDAVVLSLDKKGRKISLGMKQVDHNPWEVIEKKFPTGTKVEGKVRSITDFGVFVGISDGIDGLIHISDLSWTKHIKHPSEIFKKGQKIDAVVLKIDREKERLSLGFKQLTQDPWEKEIPEKFKLGAQVTAKISKISEFGVFVELAEDVEGLIHISELGLPTGQKIEDTYKAGSEITAKVVKIDTGERKIGLSLKEQRRDSENADYRSYMSGQSEEKRTLGSELNKKMNEKE, from the coding sequence ATGTCAAAAGAACAAGTACTCACTCAAAATAAAATATCAAGAAGAATTCATGATGATGAAGATGAAGAAGAAGGCGTCATGGACGCTCAGGCTTTGGAAATGGAGGCTCTTTACGCCGAATCGTTTAAAAACCTGGAAGAAGGGAGCATTGTAGAAGGAACCATTCTTTCCATTGAACGGGAAGGCGTGTTAGTCGATATTGGATATAAATCCGAAGGGTCTATTCCACGCTCTGAGTTTACCAAAGAAGATTTAGAAAAGCTTAAAGTCGGCGATCCCATTCTGGTTTATCTTGAACAGCGGGAAGATTCCGAAGGAAATATTCTCCTGTCAAAAGAAAAAGCCGATAAAATGAAAGTTTGGAAAGATCTGGAAAAAGTTTCCGATAACGGAGAAATTATTGAGGGGAAAATTCTTTCCAGAATTAAAGGGGGAATGATTGTGGATATCGGGATCAAGGCATTTCTTCCCGGTTCGCAAATTGATCTTCGTCCGGTGCGGGATCTTGATCAGCTGATCGGAAAAACTTTTCCAATGAAAATTATAAAAATGAACCAAAAAAGAGGGAATATCGTGGTTTCCCGCCGGGTTCTCCTGGAAGAAACGAGGGACAAAAAGCGCCAATCGACCCTTTCGAACTTAACCGAAGGGCAAATCGTTCCGGGAATTGTTAAAAACATTACAGAATATGGAGCCTTTATTGACCTCGGTGGAATTGACGGTCTTCTCCATATTACCGATATGTCATGGGGACGGGTCAACCATCCTTCCGAGCTTTTTATGGTGGGAGACAAGATCGAAGTCGTGATTTTAAAATATGACCGGGAAACGGGCAGAGTTTCCCTCGGTTATAAACAAAGAACGCCCGATCCATGGGCGGATATCGAATCCAAATACGCAGTCGGAACCCGCATTCGCGGGAAAATCGCAAGTTTAACGGATTACGGCGCTTTTGTTGAACTCCAGCCAGGGATTGAGGGCCTGGTGCATATTTCCGAAATGACCTGGTCCCACGAGGTCAGACATCCTTCCAAGCTCGTTGCGGTCGGCGACATGATCGACGCCGTGGTCTTAAGTCTCGACAAAAAAGGGCGAAAAATTTCACTAGGGATGAAACAGGTGGATCATAATCCCTGGGAGGTTATTGAAAAGAAGTTTCCTACTGGAACAAAAGTTGAAGGCAAGGTCAGAAGTATTACAGATTTCGGTGTTTTTGTCGGTATTAGCGACGGGATTGATGGGTTGATTCATATTTCAGATTTGTCCTGGACAAAACATATCAAGCACCCCTCGGAAATCTTTAAGAAAGGGCAAAAAATTGACGCCGTTGTTTTAAAGATTGACAGAGAGAAGGAACGGCTTTCTCTTGGTTTTAAACAGCTGACTCAGGATCCCTGGGAAAAAGAAATTCCCGAAAAGTTTAAATTAGGGGCTCAGGTGACGGCAAAAATTTCTAAAATTTCAGAATTCGGCGTTTTTGTGGAATTGGCTGAAGATGTTGAGGGCCTGATTCATATCAGCGAACTGGGATTGCCTACCGGTCAAAAAATAGAGGATACTTACAAAGCCGGCAGTGAAATCACTGCCAAGGTCGTAAAAATTGACACCGGCGAACGCAAGATCGGATTAAGCCTTAAAGAACAAAGGCGAGATAGTGAAAATGCCGACTACCGGAGCTATATGAGCGGCCAAAGTGAGGAAAAAAGGACCCTGGGAAGCGAACTCAATAAAAAAATGAATGAGAAAGAATAG
- a CDS encoding 1-acyl-sn-glycerol-3-phosphate acyltransferase: MLYAVLHLFSFIIFKLFFNLKVEGRQNIPKKGGAILASNHASYADILLIGCGIWRRLRYVAKAEIFKKFLSRGIWTYLGGIPINRRGVNRDSFKKIIDQVEKKGNLVVIFPEGTRSTDGHLKEAKMGIGMLVSLSGAKVIPTYISGSEKVLPVHSRRIKIHPVSVTYGEPIDFSDLSRQWEGKELYQRISLRIMERIHELKTKKQDEILQTVADLKRISLK, encoded by the coding sequence ATGCTTTACGCCGTTCTTCATCTATTTTCGTTTATCATTTTTAAGTTGTTTTTTAATTTAAAGGTTGAAGGACGTCAAAATATCCCCAAAAAAGGGGGGGCCATTCTGGCTTCGAATCACGCCAGCTACGCCGATATTTTGTTGATCGGGTGTGGAATCTGGAGGCGTCTGAGATATGTGGCTAAAGCCGAAATTTTTAAAAAATTTCTTTCACGCGGGATTTGGACCTATCTTGGAGGCATTCCCATAAACCGAAGGGGTGTAAACCGGGATTCATTTAAAAAAATTATTGATCAGGTGGAAAAAAAAGGGAATTTGGTGGTCATTTTTCCCGAAGGAACGCGGTCGACCGACGGCCATTTGAAAGAAGCAAAAATGGGAATCGGAATGCTGGTTTCTCTTTCAGGCGCAAAGGTGATTCCCACCTATATTTCGGGAAGCGAAAAAGTATTACCGGTACATTCAAGAAGAATTAAAATTCATCCGGTCAGTGTGACCTATGGTGAACCGATTGATTTTAGTGATTTGTCAAGGCAATGGGAAGGGAAGGAGCTTTACCAGAGGATTAGTTTGAGGATTATGGAGAGGATCCATGAGCTTAAGACCAAAAAACAGGATGAGATTTTGCAAACGGTGGCAGATTTAAAAAGAATATCTTTAAAATAA
- the cmk gene encoding (d)CMP kinase yields the protein MANEVTIAIDGPSASGKTTVARLLAKELGYSCLDTGLLYRAVAWKVVKEKIDPENETEVSRLCRNNLVSLKKKGPLFTIWVDQRDITGELKTPQLSNVSSVISKYRAVRENLITLQRDIGKEAGVILLGRDIGTEILPNAPVKFFMDASTEVRGRRRYEELTQKGFQVNLEQTIQEMIRRDKQDSERKIAPLLKADDAILIDTSRVTLEKVVEKMRFEVELFKNKGDRRTKTFTR from the coding sequence ATGGCAAATGAAGTGACGATAGCCATTGACGGCCCTTCAGCTTCCGGGAAGACCACCGTGGCACGCCTCCTGGCCAAAGAACTTGGATACAGTTGTCTTGATACGGGCCTTCTTTACCGGGCGGTGGCCTGGAAAGTGGTTAAAGAAAAGATTGATCCGGAAAATGAAACAGAGGTGAGCCGGCTTTGCCGAAATAACCTGGTCAGCCTTAAAAAGAAAGGCCCTCTTTTCACGATTTGGGTAGACCAGCGTGATATCACGGGTGAGTTAAAAACGCCGCAACTCAGCAATGTCTCTTCGGTTATTTCGAAATATAGAGCGGTGAGAGAAAACTTGATCACTCTTCAGAGGGACATTGGAAAAGAAGCGGGTGTCATTTTGTTGGGAAGAGACATCGGAACTGAAATCCTTCCGAATGCTCCGGTCAAGTTTTTTATGGATGCGTCAACCGAAGTAAGGGGAAGAAGACGGTACGAGGAGTTAACCCAAAAGGGGTTCCAGGTGAATCTGGAGCAAACGATTCAAGAAATGATCCGGAGAGATAAGCAGGATAGCGAGAGAAAAATCGCCCCGTTGCTAAAAGCAGATGACGCTATCTTGATTGATACGAGCCGGGTGACACTGGAAAAGGTGGTTGAAAAAATGCGGTTTGAGGTGGAACTTTTTAAGAATAAAGGAGACAGGAGGACGAAAACGTTTACCCGCTGA
- the aroA gene encoding 3-phosphoshikimate 1-carboxyvinyltransferase — protein MSAFTVKKSPPIKGEIFVPGDKSITHRAILFGGFARGRTVIKGYLPSEDCICTLRAIEEMGVKTKIQEKVLTVQGEGFDSLKEPEKVLNMGNSGTSLRLFTGLLSGLPFFSVLDGDDSLRKRPMARVIEPLARMGAEIRGRQNNRFAPIAISGKKNLKGIEYRLPVASAQIKSAILLAGLSAEGATRIEEPFLSRDHTERMLQSFGAKIEFSPRKASILKSELRGIEINVPGDFSSAAFFIVAATIIPKSSLIIRNVGINSTRIGLLDALKKMGGKISIENQTVFGGEPAGDLFVQAPERLKGIEIREEDIPSMIDELPIFFIAAAFAEGETRVTGAKELRVKESDRIGVMSREIKKLGVEVEELPDGLRIKGGNKFKGSAFSSEGDHRVAMSMAIAALASEGESTIDPADCVSTSFPGFESLLKKVSGS, from the coding sequence GTGTCTGCCTTTACGGTTAAAAAAAGTCCTCCGATAAAGGGAGAGATTTTCGTTCCGGGGGATAAATCGATTACCCACCGGGCTATTTTGTTTGGAGGGTTTGCCAGGGGGCGTACAGTGATAAAAGGGTACCTCCCTTCGGAAGACTGTATTTGCACCTTGCGGGCGATCGAGGAAATGGGCGTGAAAACGAAAATTCAAGAAAAGGTCCTGACCGTTCAAGGAGAAGGGTTTGACAGCTTAAAAGAACCTGAAAAAGTCTTAAACATGGGGAATTCAGGAACCAGCCTGAGGCTCTTTACCGGGCTTTTATCCGGCCTCCCCTTTTTTTCAGTCCTGGACGGCGACGATTCCCTCAGAAAAAGGCCCATGGCGCGTGTGATTGAACCGTTAGCCCGCATGGGAGCCGAAATCCGGGGCAGACAAAATAATCGATTCGCGCCAATCGCGATTTCCGGGAAGAAAAACCTGAAAGGCATTGAGTACCGTTTACCGGTGGCCAGCGCCCAGATTAAATCGGCTATCCTGCTGGCGGGGCTTTCGGCTGAGGGGGCGACCCGAATCGAGGAGCCGTTTTTATCCCGGGACCATACTGAAAGGATGCTTCAATCGTTTGGCGCTAAAATTGAGTTTTCTCCCCGAAAGGCATCGATTTTAAAATCCGAATTACGGGGGATTGAAATAAACGTTCCGGGGGATTTTTCATCCGCGGCTTTTTTTATTGTCGCGGCAACCATTATTCCAAAAAGTTCCCTGATCATTCGCAACGTGGGAATTAATTCGACCCGTATCGGACTGCTTGACGCCTTGAAAAAAATGGGCGGGAAGATATCGATTGAAAATCAAACAGTTTTTGGAGGGGAGCCGGCGGGCGATCTTTTTGTCCAGGCGCCCGAAAGGTTAAAAGGAATCGAAATCCGGGAGGAAGATATTCCTTCTATGATTGATGAACTGCCGATTTTTTTTATAGCGGCCGCATTCGCGGAGGGTGAAACCAGGGTGACCGGCGCAAAGGAGCTTCGCGTTAAGGAAAGCGACCGAATTGGCGTGATGTCCCGGGAGATAAAGAAACTGGGTGTTGAGGTGGAGGAACTGCCAGACGGTTTGCGGATCAAAGGGGGAAATAAATTTAAAGGATCGGCTTTTTCCAGCGAAGGGGACCATCGGGTGGCGATGTCGATGGCCATTGCGGCGCTGGCTTCAGAGGGAGAGAGCACCATTGACCCGGCCGATTGCGTAAGCACCTCCTTTCCCGGTTTTGAATCCCTGTTAAAAAAAGTGTCAGGTTCTTGA
- a CDS encoding prephenate dehydrogenase/arogenate dehydrogenase family protein — MKLYFNKLALIGVGLIGGSLAIDCKKKGLVGSISGFGRSEGNLKKAVTLGVIDQYDLKIEKVVEGADLVVLAIPVGSYGATVKKILPYLSKEAIMTDVGSVKGKVVEELGPLFKNGKFVPAHPIAGREKSGVDAALPDLFKGARCILTPTPRTDPASLAKVRKLWEKVGAVVSCLDPFEHDDILGMVSHLPHLAAYALVNTVLGMAEKKESLVSYSGGGFRDFTRIGASSPEMWKDICLSNREAILGHLKKYEETLGRLKKYIEDQDGAGLLKEFEKSKKILEKLN, encoded by the coding sequence ATGAAGCTTTATTTTAACAAACTGGCCCTGATTGGAGTGGGACTGATCGGCGGATCGCTTGCCATTGACTGCAAAAAAAAAGGGTTGGTGGGATCCATTTCAGGTTTTGGCAGGAGTGAAGGGAACCTGAAAAAAGCGGTCACCCTTGGGGTGATCGATCAGTATGACTTGAAAATTGAAAAGGTCGTCGAAGGAGCGGATCTGGTCGTTCTGGCCATTCCTGTCGGGAGCTATGGCGCCACTGTTAAAAAAATTCTTCCTTATCTGTCAAAAGAGGCCATTATGACGGATGTCGGGAGCGTCAAAGGAAAAGTCGTGGAAGAGTTGGGGCCTCTCTTCAAAAACGGAAAGTTTGTGCCGGCTCATCCAATCGCCGGACGGGAAAAGTCCGGGGTAGACGCGGCCCTTCCAGACCTGTTTAAAGGGGCCAGGTGCATTTTAACGCCGACGCCGCGGACAGATCCCGCATCGCTGGCCAAAGTCAGGAAATTGTGGGAAAAGGTGGGTGCGGTGGTTTCCTGCCTGGATCCTTTTGAGCATGATGATATTTTGGGAATGGTGAGCCATCTGCCCCATCTGGCGGCCTATGCCCTGGTCAATACGGTTTTGGGGATGGCTGAAAAGAAAGAGTCCCTCGTTTCATATTCAGGAGGAGGATTCCGGGATTTCACCCGGATTGGGGCCAGTTCTCCGGAGATGTGGAAAGATATCTGTCTTTCAAACCGTGAGGCCATCCTCGGACACCTCAAAAAATATGAAGAGACGCTTGGCCGGTTAAAAAAATATATTGAAGATCAGGACGGTGCGGGTTTGCTTAAAGAGTTTGAAAAATCAAAGAAAATTCTGGAGAAGTTAAACTAA